A region from the Misgurnus anguillicaudatus chromosome 7, ASM2758022v2, whole genome shotgun sequence genome encodes:
- the xpo1b gene encoding exportin-1, with translation MPAIMTMLADHAARQLLDFNQKLDINLLDNVVNCLYHGVGPQQRMAQEVLTHLKEHPDAWTRVDTILEFSQNMNTKYYALQILETVIKTRWKILPRNQCEGIKKYVVGLIIKTSSDAANVEKEKVYIGKLNMILVQILKQEWPKHWPTFISDIVGASRTSESLCQNNMVILKLLSEEVFDFSSGQMTQVKAKHLKDSMCNEFSQIFQLCQFVMENSQNAPLVHATLETLLRFLNWIPLGYIFETKLISTLVYKFLNVPMFRNVTLKCLTEIAGVSVSQYEEQFVSLFTLTMMQLKQMLPLNTNIRLAYANGKDDEQNFIQNLSLFLCTFLKEHGQLIEKRLNLRETLMEALHYMLLVSEVEETEIFKICLEYWNHLAAELYRESPFSTSTSPLLSGSQHFDVPPRRQLYLPVLSKVRLLMVSRMAKPEEVLVVENDQGEVVREFMKDTDSINLYKNMRETLVYLTHLDYADTERIMTEKLHNQVNGTEWSWKNLNTLCWAIGSISGAMHEEDEKRFLVTVIKDLLGLCEQKRGKDNKAIIASNIMYIVGQYPRFLRAHWKFLKTVVNKLFEFMHETHDGVQDMACDTFIKIAQKCRRHFVQVQVGEVMPFIDEILNNINTIICDLQPQQVHTFYEAVGYMIGAQTDQAVQEHLIEKYMLLPNQVWDSIIQQATKNVDILKDPETVKQLGSILKTNVRACKAVGHPFVIQLGRIYLDMLNVYKCLSENISAAIQTNGEMVTKQPLIRSMRTVKRETLKLISGWVSRSNDPQMVGENFVPPLLDAVLIDYQRNVPAAREPEVLSTMATIVNKLGGHITGEIPQIFDAVFECTLNMINKDFEEYPEHRTHFFYLLQAVNSHCFPAFLAIPPAQFKLVLDSIIWAFKHTMRNVADTGLQILYTLLQNVAQEEAAAQSFYQTYFCDVLQHIFSVVTDTSHTAGLTMHASILAYMFNLVEEGKISAVLNPSNPVSNQVFIQEYVANLLKSAFPHLQDAQVKVFVTGLFSLNQDIPAFKEHLRDFLVQIKEFAGEDTSDLFLEERETSLRQAQEEKHKLQMSVPGILNPHEIPEEMCD, from the exons AACAGTTATTAAAACAAGATGGAAGATTCTGCCCAGAAACCAATGTGAAG GCATTAAAAAGTATGTCGTGGGGCTTATTATCAAGACTTCATCAGATGCGGCCAACGTTGAG AAAGAAAAGGTGTACATTGGAAAACTCAACATGATATTAGTACAG ATTTTGAAGCAGGAGTGGCCAAAACATTGGCCAACATTTATAAGTGACATTGTTGGAGCGAGCCGCACCAGCGAGAGTCTATGCCAGAACAACATGGTCATTCTGAAGCTCCTGAGTGAAGAGGTGTTTGATTTCTCCAGTGGCCAGATGACACAGGTGAAAGCCAAACACCTGAAGGACAG CATGTGCAACGAGTTTTCTCAGATATTCCAGCTGTGCCAGTTTGTGATG GAAAATTCCCAAAATGCCCCACTGGTGCATGCTACTTTAGAAACACTGCTGAGGTTTCTCAACTGGATTCCATTGGGTTATATCTTTGAAACCAAACTCATCAGTACTCTGGTGTACAAG TTCCTAAACGTGCCGATGTTCCGCAATGTGACTCTGAAGTGCTTGACTGAGATTGCAGGGGTCAGCGTGAGCCAGTACGAGGAACAATTTGTCAGTCTTTTCACTCTTACCATGATGCAGCTCAAACAG ATGCTTCCCCTGAACACCAATATCCGACTGGCATACGCAAATGGTAAAGATGATGAGCAAAACTTCATTCAGAACCTCAGCCTGTTCCTCTGCACCTTCCTCAAAGAGCACGGACAGCTTATAGAGAAGAGGCTGAACCTCAGAGAGACTCTCATGGAG GCACTCCATTACATGTTGCTGGTGTCAGAGGTAGAGGAAACTGAGATATTTAAGATCTGTTTGGAATACTGGAACCACCTGGCTGCTGAGCTCTACAGAGAAAGCCCCTTCTCCACTTCCACCTCTCCTCTTCTTTCAGGGAGCCAACACTTTGATGTACCGCCCCGCAGACAGCTATACCTGCCTGTGCTGTCTAAG GTGCGTTTGCTGATGGTGAGTCGCATGGCCAAGCCTGAAGAAGTTCTGGTGGTGGAGAATGATCAGGGTGAGGTGGTTCGAGAGTTTATGAAGGACACAGACTCCATAAACCTCTACAAGAATATGAGAGAGACGCTTG TCTATCTGACCCATCTAGACTATGCTGATACAGAGCGTATCATGACAGAGAAGCTTCATAATCAAGTGAATGGTACCGAGTGGTCCTGGAAGAATCTAAACACGTTGTGCTGGGCCATTGGTTCCATCAGTGGAGCCATGcatgaggaagatgagaagagGTTCCTCGTCACAGTTATTAAG GACCTGCTGGGTTTATGTGAGCAGAAGAGAGGCAAGGACAACAAGGCCATTATCGCCTCAAACATTATGTACATTGTGGGCCAGTACCCACGATTTCTACGTGCTCACTGGAAATTCCTTAAAACTGTCGTCAACAAATTGTTTGAGTTCATGCATG AAACCCACGATGGAGTTCAGGACATGGCATGTGACACTTTCATTAAGATTGCTCAGAAGTGCAGGAGGCATTTTGTGCAGGTGCAGGTGGGAGAGGTGATGCCCTTTATTGATGAGATCCTCAACAACATCAACACCATCATCTGTGACCTGCAGCCCCAGCAG GTGCATACGTTTTACGAAGCTGTCGGCTACATGATTGGAGCGCAAACTGACCAGGCTGTGCAAGAGCACCTGATTGAGAAGTACATGTTGTTGCCCAACCAAGTGTGGGACAGCATCATTCAGCAGGCCACCAAG AACGTAGACATCCTGAAGGACCCAGAAACAGTGAAGCAGTTGGGCAGCATTTTGAAGACCAACGTCAGGGCGTGTAAAGCTGTGGGGCACCCCTTTGTTATTCAGCTGGGCCGAATCTACCTGGACATGCTCAATGTATACAAGTGCCTTAGTGAGAACATCTCTGCTGCCATACAGACCAAtg GCGAGATGGTGACCAAGCAGCCTCTCATCCGGAGCATGCGCACAGTAAAGAGAGAGACGCTGAAGCTGATCTCAGGCTGGGTCAGCCGCTCCAATGACCCACAGATG GTAGGGGAGAATTTTGTCCCTCCACTGTTGGACGCGGTGCTTATAGATTACCAGCGCAATGTCCCTGCGGCAAGGGAACCGGAAGTGCTCAGTACCATGGCGACGATCGTAAACAAACTGGGTGGACACATTACAGGAGAGATCCCACAGATATTTGATGCAGTGTTTGAGTGCACATTAAACATGATTAACAAA gACTTTGAGGAATACCCGGAACACCGGACACATTTCTTCTACCTGCTGCAGGCAGTGAACTCTCACTGTTTCCCAGCATTCCTGGCCATTCCACCAGCGCAGTTTAAACTTGTGCTCGACTCCATAATATGGGCCTTTAAACACACCATGAGAAATGTGGCAGACACTG GCCTGCAGATTCTGTACACGCTGCTGCAGAACGTGGCTCAGGAGGAGGCAGCAGCGCAGAGCTTCTATCAGACTTACTTTTGTGATGTCCTGCAGCACATCTTCTCTGTTGTTACAGATACATCACACACAGCTG GTTTGACCATGCACGCCTCTATCTTGGCGTACATGTTTAATCTCGTTGAGGAAGGGAAAATAAGTGCAGTTTTGAATCCATCAAACCCAGTTAGTAACCAGGTGTTCATCCAGGAGTATGTGGCCAACTTGCTAAAATCAGCTTTCCCACATTTACAGGA TGCCCAGGTGAAAGTGTTTGTGACTGGTCTGTTCAGTTTAAACCAAGACATCCCAGCATTCAAAGAACACTTGAGGGATTTCCTTGTGCAGATCAAG GAATTTGCAGGCGAGGACACCTCTGATCTGTTTTTGGAAGAGAGGGAAACCTCACTGCGTCAGGCCCAGGAGGAGAAACACAAATTACAGATGTCCGTGCCTGGCATTCTTAACCCACATGAAATACCAGAGGAGATGTGTGACTGA